A genome region from Camelina sativa cultivar DH55 chromosome 10, Cs, whole genome shotgun sequence includes the following:
- the LOC104720448 gene encoding putative uncharacterized protein DDB_G0286901, producing MGTWSLFKKILMTKKKKSTMLVLKDTTKTEADKAHRWLKSLPPGSITSWEECKSAFLSHFYTKSRSNSLRNKLGLHPKYQLSLDNLSASSSNTCTNFDRTICSSNSDSKEIADLKNMMNQLLRNQQRGVNSCETINNGNMEPFQEDSYDQEEEVNYVGAQGYYQNRGYNNNFNNNFRNTSNLSYRNPNVENPQDQNYPQQANRFQGNNFGGNNNNNFLPRPQFNIKSRLSNPDQPRRLPLKSMPTSTLRCKNSLLIFKINQERSTEGWTTSIPN from the exons ATGGGAACATGGAGCCTtttcaagaagattcttatgaccaagaagaagaagtcaactatgtTGGTGCTCAAGGATACTACCAAAACCGAgg cCGACAAGGCTCATAGATGGTTAAAGTCTTTACCTCCTGGATCGATTACTAGCTGGGAAGAATGCAAGTCAGCCTTTCTTAGCCACTTCTACACCAAGTCTAGATCCAACTCTCTTCGCAACAAGCT AGGATTACACCCTAAGTATCAACTATCACTCGACAACCTTTCTGCAAGTAGTAGCAACACTTGCACCAATTTTGATAGAACCATCTGTTCTAGCAATTCCGACTCTAAGGAGATTGCTGACCTCAAGAACATGATGAACCAACTTCTTAGGAACCAACAACGTGGAGTAAACTCTTGTGAGACTATTAACAATGGGAACATGGAGCCTtttcaagaagattcttatgaccaagaagaagaagtcaactatgtTGGTGCTCAAGGATACTACCAAAACCGAgggtacaacaacaacttcaacaacaATTTTAGAAACACTTCTAACCTTTCTTATAGGAACCCAAATGTGGAGAATCCCCAAGATCAGAATTATCCTCAGCAAGCTAACCGCTTTCAAGGCAACAACTTtggtggaaacaacaacaacaactttctGCCGCGACCCCAATTCAACATAAAAAGCCGCCTTTCCAATCCTGACCAGCCCAGGCGCCTACCTCTCAAGTCGATGCCAACGTCGACATTAAGATGCAAGAACTCCTTGTTGATTTTCAAAATCAATCAAGAGAGATCAACTGAAGGATGGACAACATCTATACCGAACTGA